DNA from Canis lupus familiaris isolate Mischka breed German Shepherd chromosome 9, alternate assembly UU_Cfam_GSD_1.0, whole genome shotgun sequence:
TTTAGAATCTAGATTCTAAATTCTATACCCTTGTAGTTCTCTCGGCATTTTCCAGCTGGACCGTGAACAGTATAATAGTATTTATATACACATGATCTATATGTAGTATgataatgtctatttttttcttggcagAAGTTAAGAAAAACACCAAAAGACATTTCATccaaagtgaaataatattttccattaattcCAGTAAAACTTGATTTGTAAAAGCATAAGTAGGAGGAATTGGAACaagaaattaattatttgtgGTTTTGCTGAAATGgttcatagttttaaaattttgaaattttctacttttaaaggaTTTAAGCATTAGTAGATGGGTTGCGGAGCTGAAGGGATAGGGGGAGAGGTAGAGCTGGATAGGTAGAAATTGCTTATCTTGGGTGATTAGGGTTTCCATCATCTTCGGCCTGATGGCTCTAACATACCCTTGGGTATTAAGGACATGGCACAGTGAGGTAGGGAAGGCATTAGGAGGCAGGAAGCAGGTGGAAAAAGGCAAATTAGGAGGCCTTGGTCAGCAGCTGCAGGAGGGAGAGGCCAGCGTAAAGGGCACAGAGTCTAGGGAGGGTGTCTGGGTCCCACATGTACTGGGGGCCCGATCTCTGCACTTCGAGGCCACTCAGCCCCACTAGGGCCTCTGTGAGGGTCAGTTCCTCTTCCCCAAGGGAGGAGAGCAGGTCAGGCTGCAGGGGGAAAACACCCTCTTTATCCTGTAGGAAACTGTGTTCCATTGTGCTCTCCACCTGCAAGGAACCAAAATAGcatgaaaagaaagaactggaaacctgtcttcctttctcttaaCTCATAAAAACCATGGAGAGGGCTACCTTTCTCTTATTATAACTCCCTTCCTTGCATTACAACTCCTTGTGAGCCTTTTAACAATCCTGTACGGTGGGCAGCACTTTTCTTTTTAGCCTTATTTACAGAGGAATGAATTGAGACAGATTCAGAGACATGAAGAAATTTTCTCACATCACTGGGCTGTGGATAAGCTAAGCCAGGGTTTTCTGTCTTCTCAAGCTGAAAAACCCAGATAACTGCCCAGAAATTCACTCTTCTGGTTGCGAAATAGCAAACAAGGGAGAGCATGGAGAAAAGTGAGCAGTGGGCATGAGCCCCTGCCCTATGACAGAGGCCCATCAGGACAGTCTTTCATTAGGTTAAGTCTCTCTTTCCATTGGTTCTAGCTGACTCCCTCCCAAACTCTCCCCAGcacctgttcttttttctcaccAGCTTTAGCTGCACGGATAGGATCTTTTTCTCCATCGATTTTATCAGTAGCTTCTGTTGGGCTTCACTTagctctggaggaaaaaaaaaatcagagaaataaatgtgtggtGCTGGTACAAAGGGGACTCCAGACTCCAGAGTGGTACACTTCAGAATTTCAGCATTAATTAATCCACACATTTATTCAAGGTTGAATGCTGCTCTATGCAAGGCACCTTTGCTGGGGGTATCAGGCAAGAAATCATACCTCTTCACTCAGAGAACTTGCAGGCTAGTGGAGAAGACAAAGCCATGTGCAGGGACAATATAGGGTTTTAAGGGAGTGATAGCTGAAGAGTCTACTTTGGTCTTGACATTTGACGTTTTTTAAGGGGACAAACATTGCAGCTTACTCCTAAAGGACCCAAGAGTTTTTCTAAGTGGGGCAATGTTTCatgcagaaggaagaagagaattcAGGGTAAGATAGAAGGTGTTACTCTCTGAAATTAAAGCTAACAAATTTCTATAAAAGAGATATGAGTTTAGCTATatgtagaaattttaaatatgtagctGGTAAAACTAAGCTTACTTCCCAACTTCTATTAGCAAGACTAGGCCACTTTCTCAGATGATCCAAGGTGCCCAGATGAATCCTTAGaaaggtaaataatttttaaatttattttattttattttattttatttatttattttatttattaaggcaATCTTtattcccaacatggggctctaactcatgacccccaagatcaagagtcacatgctctaccagctgagccagccaggcagccctatAACCAATTTCTTTAAATGTAGATGTAAACTACTTTGTGGTATAATTTGCttggcatttattcattcattcattcattcattcattcatcattcattcatatatctgAGAATTCACCTAGGGATTCATTCCTATCACCGAAAAGGTATATAAATGAAGACCTTATTCTCTATTTACCTGTTAGGGCTCCAAGGAAATAGAGGATGCCACCCATAGCCTCCTTTGATACCAAGACATCTTTTGGGAGTGCCTCCAGGGTCACTTCATGTCCTTTGTCTAGAGCCCCTTCAAGCTGTGGGAAAAGGTGGGTGACTATTTAAGATAACACAGGTAAGAGGCCCAGCACAGTGTTTGGCACGTCACAGTCCCTTGAGATGTGTTAACCATCTCTCacgtcctttcttttctttctttctttctttctttctttctttctttctttctttctttctttctttctttctttcttctttctttctttctttctttctttctttctttctttctttctttttctttctctctctctttctttcttttttaaagatttaatttattcatgaaaggcacagaggaaggcagagacataggcagagggagaagcaggctccccggggggagcctgatgtagcactctatcccaggatcccgggatcattgcctgagccaaaggcagatgctcagtcactgagccacccaggtgcccctcatgtccCTGTTTCTTATTTCAAGGTATCAAGTCCTGAAAAGTACCAGACTCCTAGATTCCTTGGTCCTTGAGCCTTGAGCTCTGGGAAGGAAAGGTTCCTTCCCATCCCCTTTCCAAGAAAGGGCCCCGCTGGCCTTGCTGCCTACCCTCTGTCTGTCGGCAAGGAGCACATGCTTTCAGGGAATCTGCACTGTTTGCTCTTTTCCAGGGGCACGAGGGGAGCAGTGGCAGCCAGGCAGGCTGGGGGTACTTGGCCAGCCTCTAGGAAGACATCCACTATCAATTCTCCAGGCCCACTGACCACCTTCTGTCACATCAGATCCCCTGTGAGTTACAACACCCACACACGCTCCCACTGGCAATCTTCCTCTGGGAACTCACCGTGAGCTCCAAGTCTTGTAGCTCCTTTTTCTTCCCAAGAAGTTTACTGAGGGAGGTGAGCAGGGATCTTTGCCCtaccctgctcagcttctccacTTCTTGGATCTCTCTTTGAACTTCTTCTTTTAGGGTTTTGAAGTTTTCATGTTCCTCCCCtattgagataataaatatgGTAGACAAAGTGCCCTCCATTTGGCAGCCTTCCCACCCAGCCCCCTTAGGGCCCTGTGCTCTGCTCCCCGGCTGAGCCTGGCCTCTCTTCTTGACCAGGGAACATGATTATGAAGTTTCCACGAGCCCTGACTTGAGGTGTTGTTGGGGATGATCTGGGGCAAGGAGGTGGACCAGGACCCATATTATTATCTAAGCGAGCATTGATTCTCCCTAGGCTCCAAAGCTCTATCAAGTGTCAGTAGACAGTTGACTTCCCTTCCTCTAAGACTCCACATAAAGTTGAGAAGGAAAGTCTATTTCCCCTTCTTATGAGCTATTCGACAAAGAACGACTTTGGTGACTGAGTGAAGGCTAGGATGGGTGAGTCTTTATCTGGGGATGTGTGTGGATCAGGGGTAAATTGAATCTTGGCCTGACCCTCTAGTGGCCTGGCATCCGAAGAATATGTCCAGGAGAGTAACTTCCTGGGAGCGGCTCCAATCGCCACTGAGACTCAAGTGCTGGGACTCAGCACTTGTCTTTCATTCCTTCCACCCCACTGCCTTCATGCCAAAGTCttgggagaaattaaaaaaattccttaccAGCATCAGATGCCAGGATGActgaggggagaaaagaaaagacaagaatgtACTCCAAAACAGTATCCATACCAGGGGATGAAACATTAATGGGGGTTAGGAAATATATCTTGTCTCCTGGGATATCTCAGCCATATTAAGGCTATACTTGCTCCATTGATGGGAGGCAGAAATGGGGTGGGAGAGAAGCTAATGTGATGTGAAATAGGGATCCTGGATTGATTGAGTTGGCATCACTGTGAGTCAGTGACTCATCCTTCCTGGAACCTGGGCAGCAGAGCAACAGATGTGCGTGGGACAGGTTATAGCTAAGGAGGCCCTCGAGGACAGAGGTCTGAGGCATCAGAGACGACCTGGGTACCTTGTCCAAAGAGATCCCCCATCCACCACTTTTCCCTAAGCTATTGGAATTTCTGCCATGTTTTGGGACAGTTGTTTGCTGAGATCTGCTCTGCCATGTTCCCTGTCAGTCTTtctgagaagagaagaaaaagattgtggagttttaaaattctacgtcaaggtgtgcctgggtggctcaggcggttaagtcaactcttggttttaatcacgatctcagggtcacaggatggagttctgtgttgggctctgcgctcaacTCAGAGaatggttgagattctctctccccctccctgcccctctcacttgtgctctctctaaaataaatacatctttaaaaaaaagaaagaaacgagaGGAAACACTTACAGGTGAATTTCTCCTCTGGCTTTTCTGAAGACAGAAACAATGCACATATGTCAGCATAAAACCTATTTGTACCTTTTTATCTAGAGCGGATGTCAAGGCAGCTTTATCAGTGATCATTATAAAAACACACGGAGATTATGttagctccccccccccccatttgggAACACACAATATCTCTGAGTCTTATTTCTGCTTCTGATGGTGCCCTCCggtctctttatctttctctgtctctctagggCAGTATTTATGTGCTTCTGTCTTTCCTAAAGAGGATAGATATTGATGATAGATATCTTTATAAAGGGACttgtaaaagaaaatgagggtCTTCTTGAGGGATTATGATATATGCTATTAGAGGGTGCAGGATATTAGCAGATAATGTCAGGGCTGGGCAAAAGATAGGGTAGGCAATGTCACTTACCTTCGGGAGGGAAGGTTTGCATGCTATCATTGCAGATATGTGGAATATCTGTAAGGGCAAGAGAGGGGAGAGCAGGAGGACACTTAACAGCTgcccatctttccttctttcttcccaagTCCATGGACTCTGCTAAGGATTAGGTCTCTGTCCCCAGATGCCTCAGCCAATCCCCTGCTCTACCTCTGTTGCTCTGTAAATCCTTTCCTATGACCACACTATTTTCTGCCTTGCATCCTGGTGCTGGTATCTGTGTTTGTTTCCTCCACTGGCCACAGACTTCCTGAGAGCAAGGCTGTGCTTGctcatctctctgcctcctgcccccagctaGCACCCAGGAGGTGCTCAGAACCCAGGGtgttccttccctccctctccagagCCACTCCTGCACTTCTGCGCCTGGCAGTCGGGCCATGTACAGTATGTTCCTGCACTCATTCCCTGGCTTGCCACAAGAGGGGACCAGGACACCTTAGTACTAATGTTGGTAATGCTCATCTTGGGAGGAGAACATGCCAGTGTCTGCTCACCCCACTCTTCTTTGCCTTTGACCATGAGTTGTCTCACTCGAAAGGCCAGGATGCAGCCCTTGGGGATGGTTACGGCCTCCTTGTGGTCTATGGATCCCTAGGATCAGACAATGAGGATTTAGGAACCTGCAGAGATTGAGacatggggttggggaggggaaggCCTGAGTGCCTCTGGGGAGATGAGAAGTTGAAAACCCTTCATTTGTGTCCTTGAACGCCTTTCTACCCAGTCTGAACTTGGCATGCACTTCAGAGCCCTTCTGCATCATCCCTCTAACGATTTGTATCTCTCTTCCTGGTTCAGACACAGGAAGGAACTGGGCAGACCTGCTTCATCACCTGCCTGTGCATCTCCATCCCACCTGAGAGTTTCCACAAGCtctgttccttcttcctctttgccATCTCATCCATgcccatctcctccaggaagccttccatgaCTAACCCTCCTCTCAGTTCCAACTCACCCCTTGAATATTTATACAAACTAGATTTAGGTATGTAGAGCATTGCTTATTTACATCAAGTTTTCCGAAGCTGTGTTCTTGGGGCTTTCACCTGCATGTCTCCTCCACGAGACCGAGAACTTTCTGAGAGCAAGGACATCTCTCTGGTATACTGGGAGCACCATGAGGAATAATCCATGACTATGAGGTTTTCCCTTTCCTGATAGCTCCCTGTGGCACCTGACATGGGGATCTGCTCACACAGAGCACCCTGGACCAGATTGAGGATCTGTGTTTGGCCCAATTGGGCCTGGATCTTGAAAAGCAGAAAGGAGTGTGTCCTTTCCAGGATCCTAGGTTGGCACTGATCAGGCAAAGTCAATGTGTTAATGCGGCCTTTGAGGAGAGGCTAAATGTGTGTGTGAACCAAACCTGTAGCCCCAAAGGAGCGAAGAacgggagggagaagcagccctcCGCCTTGCTGGCTCGCTCCAGGGTGACCTCCTGCACGGTCTccaccacctccatcaccacATACAGGTTTTCCCCTCGGTTTCTCATCTCCTTCAGGAATGGGTGCTCAGCCGACAGCTTCCTGTGGCAGGAGAAACAGTAAGGTGCCACTTGCTTCTCTTCAGTCATTCCCGGGAGCTAGCCGGGTCGCCTTAGGGGAAGGGTGAGGACTCTGAGTCAGAGATGGAGGCTGAACCCCAGCTCTCCCACTGTAGAAGGGCAGCTACTCTGAGTCCGGGgagcctcatctataaaatgaggataatgacacCTCTCTCCAGAGAGCCTGAGAGGAAAACTAGGAAATCATCTGGCACTGCTCCTGGTAGGGAACCCAGTGGACCCTGATGGAGCCCAATGGAgcctgattccaggactctgggatcatgacctgagcccaaggcagtggtttaactgagccacccaggtgtcccctcccctctcccctcgtGAGATTAACACCagttcctcctccccacttgcTTGCATACCGAAACAAGTCCTTTGATCTTGCCTCTCCCTCAAATTaccattctgtttctttccttctc
Protein-coding regions in this window:
- the GSDMA gene encoding gasdermin-A — encoded protein: MTIFENVTRALARQLNPRGDLTPLDSLIDFKRFHPFCLVLRKRKSTLFWGARYVRTDYTLLDVLEPGSSPSDPTDSGNFSFKNMLDARVEGEVDVPKTVKVTGTAGLSRSSTLEVQTLSVAPKALETLHHERKLSAEHPFLKEMRNRGENLYVVMEVVETVQEVTLERASKAEGCFSLPFFAPLGLQGSIDHKEAVTIPKGCILAFRVRQLMVKGKEEWDIPHICNDSMQTFPPEEKPEEKFTFILASDAGEEHENFKTLKEEVQREIQEVEKLSRVGQRSLLTSLSKLLGKKKELQDLELTLEGALDKGHEVTLEALPKDVLVSKEAMGGILYFLGALTELSEAQQKLLIKSMEKKILSVQLKLVESTMEHSFLQDKEGVFPLQPDLLSSLGEEELTLTEALVGLSGLEVQRSGPQYMWDPDTLPRLCALYAGLSLLQLLTKAS